A stretch of Eschrichtius robustus isolate mEscRob2 chromosome 6, mEscRob2.pri, whole genome shotgun sequence DNA encodes these proteins:
- the LOC137766059 gene encoding translation machinery-associated protein 7-like gives MSSCKGGKKKPKKQAKETDEEDKAFKQKQKEEQKKLGELKAKASGKGPQVTGGIKKSGKK, from the coding sequence ATGTCCAGCTGCAAAGGGGGTAAGAAGAAGCCCAAGAAGCAGGCCAAGGAGACGGATGAGGAAGATAAGGCATTCAAGCAGAAACAGAAAGAGGAGCAGAAGAAACTCGGGGAGTTAAAAGCGAAGGCCTCAGGGAAGGGTCCCCAGGTCACAGGTGGAATTAAGAAATCTGGCAAAAAGTAA